In one Balaenoptera ricei isolate mBalRic1 chromosome 20, mBalRic1.hap2, whole genome shotgun sequence genomic region, the following are encoded:
- the NSRP1 gene encoding nuclear speckle splicing regulatory protein 1 isoform X2, whose amino-acid sequence MKQTKLEIQKALAEDSTVYEYDSIYDEMQKKKEESNPKLLLGKDRKPKYIHNLLKAVEIRKKEQEKRMEKKIQREREMEKGEFDDKEAFVTSAYKKKLQERAEEEEREKRAAALEARLDVTKQSDLSGFYRHLLNQAVGEEEVPTCSFREARSGIKEEKSKGYSDEVSSENRTPHENCIRQTVVKVEENPDADSDFDAKISEDDEMEEDNKVNCRREKGTETLKNDSRHHRSHTHSRSSSEEREHGTKYHTKSSKSRGHEKREDQHQERQSREDNYYADRDYQKEKKDSHRHREASYRDSHWKRHEQEDRLRGRDQRERSDREWKREKDREKYPSREQERDRQRNDYDRHIEKGGEKEEKSKEKEEHMKARKERYENSDKYRDREKREVSVQSSERNQERAKDRFLNQERANKMRNMEKDKERNPEKPSSSDTSLGAKHRITEECQGTGKEQERPHETVNKFAKRSNKETVMSARDRYLARQMARVNAKTYIEKEDD is encoded by the exons ATGAAACAG aCCAAACTGGAAATCCAGAAAGCCCTTGCAGAAGATTCTACTGTATATGAATATGACAGTATTTATGatgaaatgcagaaaaaaaaggaagaaagtaatcCAAAATTGCTTTTGGGAAAAGACCGAAAG cCCAAGTACATTCACAACTTACTAAAAGCAGTTGAGATTAGaaaaaaggaacaggaaaaaagaatggaaaagaaaatacaaagagaacGAGAAATGGAAAAGGGAGAATTTGATGATAAAGAGGCATTTGTAACATCTGCTTATAAGAAAAAACTGCAAGAGAGAgctgaagaggaagaaagagaaaagagggctGCTGCACTTGAAG CACGTTTGGATGTAACCAAGCAGAGCGATCTCAGTGGATTTTATAGGCACCTATTAAATCAAGCAGTTGGTGAGGAGGAAGTACCTACATGCAGCTTTCGTGAAGCCAG gtctgggataaaagaagagaaatcaaaGGGATATTCTGATGAAGTAAGTTCAGAAAACAGAACACCTCATGAGAACTGCATTCGCCAAACTGTTGTGAAAGTAGAGGAAAACCCAGATGCAGACAGTGACTTTGATGCTAAGATCAGTGAGGATGATGAAATGGAAGAAGATAATAAAGTGAACTGCAGAAGGGAAAAGGGCACAGAGACCTTAAAAAATGACTCCAGGCACCACAGGAGTCATACCCACTCACGGTCATCTAGTGAAGAAAGAGAGCATGGTACCAAATACCACACAAAAAGTTCCAAGTCAAGAGGACATGAGAAAAGAGAAGATCAGCACCAAGAGAGACAATCCAGGGAGGACAACTATTACGCTGACCGTgattaccaaaaagaaaagaaggattcCCATAGGCACAGAGAGGCCAGTTACAGAGATTCACACTGGAAGAGGCATGAACAAGAAGATAGACtgagaggaagagaccagagagaAAGAAGTGATAGGGaatggaaaagggagaaagacagGGAGAAATACCCGTCAAGAGAacaagaaagagacagacaacGAAATGATTATGACCGACACAttgagaaaggaggagagaaggaagagaaaagcaaagaaaaggaagagcatATGAAAGCAAGGAAAGAAAGATATGAAAACAGTGATAAATACAGAGATAGAGAAAAACGAGAAGTAAGTGTTCAGTCTtcagaaagaaatcaagaaaggGCAAAGGATAGGTTCCTTAACCAGGAAAGAGccaataaaatgagaaacatggaaaaggacaaagaaagaaaCCCAGAGAAACCCTCTAGTTCTGACACATCATTGGGAGCAAAACACAGAATCACAGAGGAATGCCAAGGGACTGGCAaagaacaagagaggccacacGAGACAGTGAACAAGTTTGCAAAGAGGAGCAACAAAGAAACTGTAATGTCAGCGAGAGACAGATACTTGGCCCGGCAAATGGCACGGGTTAATGCAAAGACATACATTGAGAAAGAAGATGATTGA
- the NSRP1 gene encoding nuclear speckle splicing regulatory protein 1 isoform X1: protein MAIPGRQYGLTLPKKAQQLHPVLQKPSVFGNDSDDDDETSVSESLQREAAKKQAMKQTKLEIQKALAEDSTVYEYDSIYDEMQKKKEESNPKLLLGKDRKPKYIHNLLKAVEIRKKEQEKRMEKKIQREREMEKGEFDDKEAFVTSAYKKKLQERAEEEEREKRAAALEARLDVTKQSDLSGFYRHLLNQAVGEEEVPTCSFREARSGIKEEKSKGYSDEVSSENRTPHENCIRQTVVKVEENPDADSDFDAKISEDDEMEEDNKVNCRREKGTETLKNDSRHHRSHTHSRSSSEEREHGTKYHTKSSKSRGHEKREDQHQERQSREDNYYADRDYQKEKKDSHRHREASYRDSHWKRHEQEDRLRGRDQRERSDREWKREKDREKYPSREQERDRQRNDYDRHIEKGGEKEEKSKEKEEHMKARKERYENSDKYRDREKREVSVQSSERNQERAKDRFLNQERANKMRNMEKDKERNPEKPSSSDTSLGAKHRITEECQGTGKEQERPHETVNKFAKRSNKETVMSARDRYLARQMARVNAKTYIEKEDD from the exons acCTCCGTGAGTGAAAGCcttcagagagaagctgctaagaagCAAGCAATGAAACAG aCCAAACTGGAAATCCAGAAAGCCCTTGCAGAAGATTCTACTGTATATGAATATGACAGTATTTATGatgaaatgcagaaaaaaaaggaagaaagtaatcCAAAATTGCTTTTGGGAAAAGACCGAAAG cCCAAGTACATTCACAACTTACTAAAAGCAGTTGAGATTAGaaaaaaggaacaggaaaaaagaatggaaaagaaaatacaaagagaacGAGAAATGGAAAAGGGAGAATTTGATGATAAAGAGGCATTTGTAACATCTGCTTATAAGAAAAAACTGCAAGAGAGAgctgaagaggaagaaagagaaaagagggctGCTGCACTTGAAG CACGTTTGGATGTAACCAAGCAGAGCGATCTCAGTGGATTTTATAGGCACCTATTAAATCAAGCAGTTGGTGAGGAGGAAGTACCTACATGCAGCTTTCGTGAAGCCAG gtctgggataaaagaagagaaatcaaaGGGATATTCTGATGAAGTAAGTTCAGAAAACAGAACACCTCATGAGAACTGCATTCGCCAAACTGTTGTGAAAGTAGAGGAAAACCCAGATGCAGACAGTGACTTTGATGCTAAGATCAGTGAGGATGATGAAATGGAAGAAGATAATAAAGTGAACTGCAGAAGGGAAAAGGGCACAGAGACCTTAAAAAATGACTCCAGGCACCACAGGAGTCATACCCACTCACGGTCATCTAGTGAAGAAAGAGAGCATGGTACCAAATACCACACAAAAAGTTCCAAGTCAAGAGGACATGAGAAAAGAGAAGATCAGCACCAAGAGAGACAATCCAGGGAGGACAACTATTACGCTGACCGTgattaccaaaaagaaaagaaggattcCCATAGGCACAGAGAGGCCAGTTACAGAGATTCACACTGGAAGAGGCATGAACAAGAAGATAGACtgagaggaagagaccagagagaAAGAAGTGATAGGGaatggaaaagggagaaagacagGGAGAAATACCCGTCAAGAGAacaagaaagagacagacaacGAAATGATTATGACCGACACAttgagaaaggaggagagaaggaagagaaaagcaaagaaaaggaagagcatATGAAAGCAAGGAAAGAAAGATATGAAAACAGTGATAAATACAGAGATAGAGAAAAACGAGAAGTAAGTGTTCAGTCTtcagaaagaaatcaagaaaggGCAAAGGATAGGTTCCTTAACCAGGAAAGAGccaataaaatgagaaacatggaaaaggacaaagaaagaaaCCCAGAGAAACCCTCTAGTTCTGACACATCATTGGGAGCAAAACACAGAATCACAGAGGAATGCCAAGGGACTGGCAaagaacaagagaggccacacGAGACAGTGAACAAGTTTGCAAAGAGGAGCAACAAAGAAACTGTAATGTCAGCGAGAGACAGATACTTGGCCCGGCAAATGGCACGGGTTAATGCAAAGACATACATTGAGAAAGAAGATGATTGA